One Sphingopyxis macrogoltabida genomic region harbors:
- a CDS encoding DUF808 domain-containing protein, which translates to MPSGLFALLDDIATIAKVAAASIDDIGAAASKAGVKAAGVVVDDTAVTPRYVTGFTPDRELPIIWRITKGSIFNKLVLILPALLLLSTFVPWAITPLLMLGGAYLCFEGAEKVIHSLQEDKTSLAEDAEIVADKDHEEAMVKGAVRTDFILSAEIMVIALNEVLDEHFAMRAATLAVVAVAITVAVYGVVGLIVKMDDIGLHMAKEGNSARRAIGRGLVSFMPKLLSALAVIGTAAMLWVGGQIVLHGLHEYHIGGIAEALESLAHSIAGGLPLEGLWTWLIKATGDGIFGLVLGGVIVGVMHFVPGKKAAH; encoded by the coding sequence ATGCCTTCCGGCCTTTTTGCCCTGCTCGACGATATTGCGACGATCGCCAAGGTCGCCGCGGCGAGCATCGACGATATCGGCGCCGCGGCGTCGAAGGCCGGGGTCAAGGCGGCGGGGGTGGTCGTCGACGATACGGCGGTGACGCCGCGCTATGTCACCGGCTTCACCCCCGACCGCGAGCTGCCGATCATCTGGCGGATCACCAAGGGGTCGATCTTCAACAAGCTGGTGCTGATCCTGCCGGCGTTGCTGTTGCTGTCGACCTTCGTGCCGTGGGCGATCACGCCGCTGTTGATGCTGGGCGGCGCCTATCTCTGCTTCGAGGGCGCCGAAAAGGTGATTCACTCGTTGCAGGAGGACAAGACGAGCCTTGCCGAAGACGCCGAAATCGTCGCCGACAAGGATCATGAAGAGGCGATGGTGAAGGGTGCGGTGCGCACCGACTTCATCCTGTCGGCCGAAATCATGGTCATTGCCCTCAACGAAGTGCTCGACGAGCATTTCGCGATGCGCGCGGCGACGCTGGCGGTCGTGGCGGTCGCGATCACCGTTGCGGTCTATGGCGTCGTCGGGCTGATCGTGAAGATGGACGATATCGGTCTGCATATGGCGAAGGAGGGCAATAGCGCGCGCCGGGCGATCGGCCGCGGACTGGTGTCGTTCATGCCCAAGCTGCTGTCGGCACTGGCGGTGATCGGCACTGCGGCGATGCTGTGGGTCGGCGGGCAGATCGTCCTGCACGGCCTGCACGAATATCATATCGGCGGTATCGCCGAGGCGCTGGAATCGCTCGCGCATTCGATCGCCGGCGGTCTGCCGCTCGAGGGGCTGTGGACCTGGCTGATCAAAGCGACCGGCGACGGTATCTTCGGGCTGGTGCTCGGCGGTGTGATCGTCGGGGTGATGCATTTCGTGCCGGGAAAAAAGGCGGCGCATTAA
- a CDS encoding ABC transporter ATP-binding protein produces MTDTKPPIIQIQNVSKRFGKVTAVDNVSLDIQAGEFFVLLGPSGCGKTTLLRMIAGFELPTEGKVLIDGQDMAGIPPNKRPVNMVFQSYAVFPHMNVTDNVAYGLKIAGVKGGEVKDRVAEALDLVKLGGFEDRMPDQMSGGQRQRVALARSLIMRPKVLLLDEPLSALDAKLRAQMQFELAELQDQVGITFVTVTHDQDEALSMASRIAVINKGEVSQLATPSDLYEYPANRFVADFVGSVNVFEGKLTLDEPDKAAVDCPGLGRVYLNHGVTGPHGADVWVALRPEKIYLHVPGEGKAVRAAAQDAPDGHNFARGCIKGMSYLGDITLYDILLESGARLRVSRPNLSRHDQEDFTWDDKVSMHWRADSPVVLLG; encoded by the coding sequence ATGACCGATACCAAACCGCCGATCATCCAGATCCAGAACGTCTCGAAACGCTTCGGCAAGGTGACGGCGGTCGACAATGTCAGCCTCGACATCCAGGCGGGCGAATTCTTCGTGCTGCTCGGCCCGTCGGGCTGCGGCAAGACGACATTGCTGCGCATGATCGCGGGGTTCGAGCTGCCGACCGAGGGCAAGGTGCTGATCGACGGGCAGGACATGGCCGGCATCCCGCCGAACAAGCGGCCGGTGAACATGGTGTTCCAGAGCTATGCCGTATTCCCGCACATGAACGTCACCGACAATGTCGCTTATGGGCTGAAGATTGCCGGCGTGAAGGGCGGCGAGGTCAAAGATCGCGTCGCAGAGGCGCTCGACCTGGTCAAGCTCGGCGGGTTCGAGGACCGCATGCCCGACCAGATGTCCGGGGGCCAGCGCCAGCGCGTTGCACTGGCGCGCAGTCTGATCATGCGGCCCAAGGTGCTGTTGCTCGACGAGCCGCTGTCGGCGCTCGACGCGAAGCTGCGCGCGCAGATGCAGTTCGAGCTAGCCGAGTTGCAGGATCAGGTCGGCATTACGTTCGTGACGGTAACACACGATCAGGACGAAGCGCTGTCGATGGCCAGCCGCATCGCGGTGATCAACAAGGGCGAGGTGTCGCAGCTCGCGACCCCGTCGGACCTCTACGAATATCCTGCTAACCGCTTCGTCGCTGATTTCGTCGGGTCGGTAAATGTCTTCGAAGGGAAACTGACACTCGACGAACCCGACAAGGCCGCGGTCGATTGTCCGGGGCTCGGCAGGGTCTATCTCAATCACGGGGTCACCGGCCCGCACGGCGCCGACGTCTGGGTCGCGCTCCGGCCCGAGAAAATTTATCTGCATGTCCCGGGCGAAGGCAAAGCCGTCCGCGCCGCAGCGCAGGATGCTCCCGACGGTCATAATTTCGCGCGCGGCTGCATCAAGGGAATGTCCTATCTCGGTGACATCACCCTCTATGACATACTGCTGGAATCGGGAGCGCGCCTCCGCGTCTCGCGTCCCAACCTGTCGCGCCACGATCAGGAAGATTTCACCTGGGACGACAAGGTCAGTATGCACTGGCGGGCGGACAGTCCGGTAGTCTTGCTGGGATAG
- a CDS encoding ABC transporter permease, with protein sequence MALFRRTPIAPLEYSRTLWMRLWVGLVMLFLYAPLFVLMIFSFNDSKRNVVWRGFTTKYYEKALGNDQLVEALVNSLTIAALATIVSLMLGAVAAVMLWRFRFPLKGAIDGTISLPIIVPEICMGVAFLMFFAAIGWPTDLVWPFNLGAITIAHITFCFPFVTMVVRSRLATFNREQEEAAKDLGAGEWAVFRDVLIPHMKPALVAGALLSFTLSLDDFVITYFTSGPDTITFPVKVYSMVRFSVTPEVNAASTILIILTIVLTAVALKLQGVKAIAETH encoded by the coding sequence ATGGCGCTTTTCCGTCGCACCCCGATCGCTCCGCTCGAATATAGCCGCACCCTGTGGATGCGGCTGTGGGTCGGGCTGGTCATGCTGTTCCTCTACGCGCCGCTCTTCGTGCTGATGATCTTCAGCTTCAACGACAGCAAGCGCAACGTCGTGTGGCGCGGTTTCACGACCAAATATTACGAAAAGGCGCTGGGTAACGACCAGCTTGTCGAAGCGCTGGTCAATTCGCTGACCATCGCGGCGCTGGCGACGATCGTCAGCCTGATGCTCGGCGCGGTCGCAGCGGTCATGCTCTGGCGTTTCCGCTTCCCGCTGAAGGGCGCCATCGACGGAACGATCTCGCTGCCGATCATCGTCCCCGAAATCTGCATGGGCGTCGCCTTCCTGATGTTCTTTGCCGCGATCGGCTGGCCGACCGACCTCGTCTGGCCGTTCAATCTCGGCGCGATCACCATAGCGCACATCACCTTTTGCTTTCCCTTCGTGACAATGGTCGTGCGCTCGCGCCTCGCGACCTTCAACCGCGAACAGGAAGAAGCGGCGAAGGATCTCGGCGCCGGCGAATGGGCGGTGTTCCGCGACGTGCTGATCCCGCACATGAAGCCCGCGCTCGTCGCGGGCGCGCTGCTGTCCTTCACGCTCAGCCTCGACGATTTCGTCATCACCTATTTCACCAGCGGCCCCGACACGATCACCTTCCCGGTAAAGGTATATTCGATGGTGCGCTTCTCGGTGACCCCCGAAGTCAACGCCGCCTCGACCATCCTGATCATCCTGACCATCGTTTTGACCGCCGTCGCACTGAAGCTTCAGGGCGTGAAGGCGATAGCGGAAACCCATTGA
- a CDS encoding ABC transporter permease, with translation MAEQDWKSNKRVFAAVSLPTILWVLLFFLIPMAIVWVYSFGENRGLTDIEFSGTLENYKRATEWLYVTIFGKSFAVAALVTLICLIIGFPVAMAITFASEKWRPWLLLGIMLPFWTNLLIRTYALMMLLGTQGYANKGLETLWGGASWFRTLVGMQPLPTWEPVQLLFNNFAVVFGLVYVHLPFMVLPLYAALDRLDRSLIEASLDLGAGHFRTIMRIVVPLAAPGIIAGVMITLIPALGAYLTPDLMGGTDSQMIANVIERQFKKANDWPFGAALSFLLIYAMFILIALQAMRKKVPEVH, from the coding sequence GTGGCCGAACAGGACTGGAAATCCAATAAACGGGTCTTCGCGGCGGTTTCGCTTCCGACGATCCTGTGGGTGCTGCTGTTCTTCCTGATCCCGATGGCGATCGTCTGGGTCTACAGCTTCGGCGAGAACCGCGGCCTGACCGACATCGAATTTTCGGGCACCCTCGAAAATTACAAGCGCGCGACCGAATGGCTTTACGTCACCATCTTCGGCAAGAGCTTCGCGGTCGCTGCGCTGGTCACTTTGATCTGCCTGATCATCGGCTTTCCGGTCGCGATGGCGATCACCTTTGCCAGCGAAAAATGGCGGCCGTGGTTGCTGCTCGGCATCATGCTGCCCTTCTGGACCAACCTCCTCATCCGCACCTATGCGCTGATGATGCTGCTCGGCACGCAGGGCTATGCGAACAAGGGGCTCGAAACCCTGTGGGGCGGCGCGAGCTGGTTCCGCACGCTCGTCGGCATGCAGCCGCTGCCGACGTGGGAGCCGGTGCAGCTCCTCTTCAATAACTTCGCCGTCGTCTTCGGGCTTGTCTATGTCCATCTGCCCTTCATGGTGCTGCCGCTTTACGCCGCGCTCGACCGGCTCGACCGCAGCCTGATCGAGGCCAGCCTCGACCTTGGCGCCGGGCATTTCCGCACGATCATGCGCATCGTCGTTCCGCTCGCCGCGCCGGGGATCATCGCCGGCGTGATGATCACCCTCATCCCCGCGCTGGGGGCTTATCTCACCCCCGACCTGATGGGCGGTACCGACAGCCAGATGATCGCCAATGTGATCGAACGCCAGTTCAAGAAAGCGAACGACTGGCCCTTTGGCGCTGCCCTCTCCTTCCTGCTCATCTACGCCATGTTCATCCTCATCGCGCTGCAGGCGATGCGCAAGAAGGTGCCGGAGGTTCACTGA
- a CDS encoding ABC transporter substrate-binding protein: MDLNELLKATRGRRSLLQALGVAAVGISFGGMAACSKSEGKKLANGEEAKLNFYNWDTYIGETTLDDFKETSGVDVTMDLFDSNDTLFAKFKAGNPGYDVIVPSNDFVERMARADMLQPLDHAQIPNIKNVDPAFMNVDYDPGRKFSLPYTWLVLGIGYRKSKVKAKPDSWKVLFDSPEYKDRIAWLSEAGDMFRLYGKYLGKSVNALTPADIETISAMMIKQKPYVKKFHEDDGQDLLLKGDCDVVLEYNGDIAQAMVEDDDLDFVVPKEGSQLNSDTLCIPKGAPHPKNAHAFINYLLDGEVGKKITETILYPTPNAAAKALMPDTYKNNPVIFPPADVLAKCEYAKFNEKLQPLYEEAFTKVRAA, encoded by the coding sequence ATGGATCTGAACGAACTGCTCAAAGCCACTCGGGGTCGTCGCTCACTGCTGCAGGCGCTGGGGGTCGCAGCGGTCGGGATCAGCTTCGGCGGCATGGCCGCCTGCAGCAAGAGCGAAGGCAAGAAGCTCGCGAACGGCGAGGAAGCCAAGCTCAACTTCTACAACTGGGACACCTATATCGGCGAGACGACGCTCGACGATTTTAAGGAAACCAGCGGCGTCGACGTCACCATGGACCTGTTCGACAGCAACGACACGCTGTTCGCGAAGTTCAAGGCGGGCAACCCCGGCTATGACGTGATCGTGCCGTCGAACGACTTTGTCGAGCGGATGGCGCGCGCCGACATGCTCCAGCCGCTCGACCATGCGCAGATCCCGAACATCAAGAATGTCGATCCAGCCTTCATGAACGTCGATTATGATCCGGGACGAAAGTTCTCGCTGCCCTATACCTGGCTCGTGCTCGGTATCGGTTATCGCAAGTCGAAGGTGAAGGCGAAGCCCGACAGCTGGAAAGTCTTGTTCGACAGCCCCGAGTACAAGGATCGCATCGCCTGGCTGTCGGAGGCCGGCGACATGTTCCGCCTCTACGGCAAATATCTTGGCAAGTCGGTCAACGCGCTGACCCCGGCGGATATCGAGACGATCTCGGCGATGATGATCAAGCAGAAGCCCTATGTGAAGAAATTCCACGAGGACGACGGGCAGGACCTGCTGCTCAAGGGCGACTGCGACGTCGTGCTCGAATATAATGGCGATATCGCGCAGGCGATGGTCGAAGATGATGATCTTGATTTCGTCGTGCCCAAGGAAGGCAGTCAGCTCAATTCGGACACGCTCTGCATCCCGAAGGGCGCCCCGCATCCGAAGAATGCGCACGCCTTCATCAACTATCTGCTCGACGGCGAAGTCGGCAAGAAAATCACCGAAACGATCCTGTACCCGACCCCGAACGCCGCAGCGAAGGCGCTGATGCCCGACACGTACAAGAATAACCCGGTTATTTTCCCGCCCGCGGACGTGCTCGCGAAGTGCGAATATGCGAAGTTCAACGAGAAGCTGCAGCCGCTGTACGAGGAAGCCTTCACCAAGGTGCGGGCAGCCTGA
- a CDS encoding glutamine synthetase family protein has product MSKSSGVVAPRSEAEAFFKANPDVDSIEMIYTDMGGVPRGKRLRQHEVLAVYDSGRMFPGSITVVDITGQDTVETGLVWEDGDADRSMKPIPGTLVRTPWGGDHAGQFLVDFYELDGTPHDLDPRHVLGGVIDRFTADGLTPVLAVELEFYLVDPRRARDGAIRPARPAYNRDTPRNVEVYGLRELDDFRPFFDALYAATDVQDLPLESAISEFAPGQFELTLRHKPDALRACDDAIMYKRLVKAIAQQQGLEATFMAKPFAGQAGSGMHIHVSVNDDAGANIFASDDPEGTPALRHAIGGMIGSVGDGFALFAPHANSYRRFKANSYAPVAPTWGVNNRTVSFRIPAGPPPSRHVEHRACGADANPYLAVAAVLAGMHHGMATQADPGVAVVGNGYDRDNAGDEAFKKFWPPSNWFAAVDRFHASKLMRDYLGERFVDMFSIVKRVEQDNYFGVVPTLDYDWYLRNA; this is encoded by the coding sequence ATGTCGAAATCATCGGGCGTAGTGGCGCCGCGGTCGGAGGCGGAAGCTTTTTTCAAGGCCAACCCTGACGTCGATTCGATCGAGATGATCTACACCGACATGGGCGGCGTGCCGCGCGGCAAGCGGCTGCGCCAGCATGAGGTGCTGGCGGTGTATGACAGCGGGCGGATGTTCCCCGGATCGATCACCGTCGTCGATATCACCGGGCAGGACACCGTCGAAACCGGGCTGGTGTGGGAGGATGGCGACGCCGACCGCTCGATGAAGCCGATCCCCGGCACCCTCGTCCGCACCCCGTGGGGCGGCGATCATGCCGGGCAATTCCTTGTCGACTTTTACGAGCTCGACGGCACGCCGCACGACCTCGATCCGCGCCATGTGCTTGGCGGCGTGATCGACCGTTTCACCGCCGACGGGCTGACGCCGGTGCTGGCGGTCGAGCTCGAATTCTATCTCGTCGATCCGCGCCGCGCCCGCGACGGCGCCATTCGCCCCGCCCGCCCCGCCTACAACCGCGATACGCCGCGCAATGTCGAGGTCTATGGCCTGCGCGAACTCGACGACTTCCGGCCCTTCTTCGACGCGCTTTATGCCGCGACCGACGTTCAGGACCTGCCGCTCGAAAGCGCGATCTCCGAATTCGCGCCCGGCCAGTTCGAACTGACGCTGCGGCACAAGCCCGATGCGCTGCGCGCCTGCGACGATGCGATCATGTACAAAAGGCTCGTCAAGGCGATCGCCCAGCAACAGGGGTTGGAAGCAACCTTCATGGCCAAGCCCTTTGCCGGACAGGCGGGCAGCGGCATGCATATCCACGTCTCGGTGAACGACGATGCAGGGGCGAACATCTTTGCCAGCGACGATCCCGAAGGCACCCCCGCCCTCCGCCACGCGATCGGCGGGATGATCGGCAGCGTCGGCGACGGCTTCGCGCTCTTCGCGCCGCATGCGAACAGCTATCGGCGGTTCAAGGCGAACAGCTACGCCCCCGTCGCGCCGACCTGGGGCGTCAACAACCGCACCGTCTCGTTCCGCATTCCCGCCGGTCCGCCGCCGAGCCGCCACGTCGAGCATCGGGCCTGCGGCGCCGATGCCAACCCCTATCTCGCCGTCGCCGCAGTTCTCGCCGGTATGCATCACGGCATGGCGACACAGGCCGACCCCGGCGTCGCGGTCGTCGGCAACGGCTACGACCGCGACAACGCCGGCGACGAGGCTTTTAAGAAATTTTGGCCGCCGTCGAACTGGTTCGCCGCCGTCGACCGCTTTCACGCCTCGAAATTGATGCGCGATTATCTCGGCGAGCGGTTCGTCGACATGTTCAGCATCGTCAAGCGCGTCGAGCAGGACAATTATTTCGGCGTCGTCCCGACGCTCGATTACGACTGGTATCTGCGCAACGCATGA
- a CDS encoding aspartate aminotransferase family protein, with protein sequence MISDAAIARMASREAERFRAANPRAFAHHAAATGWFQSVPFHWMADWPSPVPIVAAAAKDATLTSIDGQRYDDFCLGDTASLFGHSPPALAAALAKQADEGLSYMLPTERGAALSGTLAAMFGLPRWQVTTTASEANRAVIRWCRGISGRPKILIFNGAYHGAVDDAFLDRKDGDAAMRASLIGQVHDLRGTTTVIEFNDEEALAATLRGGDIACVLAEPVMTNVGMVRDAPGFLQKLRALCNETGTLLVFDETHTISSGYGGHGVVHGPKPDLMVVGKSIGGGVPCAVYGFSAAVADRMAALNRSRPAGHSGIGTTLSANALAITAMDTMLSEVITPATYDHMLRGAARLVAGLEQEIAAAGLDWHLTQVGARVEFLTCPTPPRNGGEAKAAMHPELEAAIHLFLANRGILLAPFHNMMLVSPVTGDDQIDRLVGAFADCAKALKE encoded by the coding sequence GTGATATCCGATGCGGCCATCGCGCGCATGGCGAGCCGCGAGGCGGAACGCTTCCGCGCCGCCAACCCTCGCGCCTTCGCGCATCATGCAGCGGCGACGGGCTGGTTCCAGTCGGTGCCTTTCCACTGGATGGCCGACTGGCCGAGCCCGGTCCCGATCGTCGCCGCCGCGGCAAAGGATGCAACGCTGACCAGTATCGACGGCCAGCGCTACGACGACTTCTGCCTCGGTGATACCGCAAGCCTGTTCGGCCACTCACCCCCTGCCCTCGCCGCCGCGCTGGCGAAACAGGCGGACGAGGGGCTTAGCTACATGCTGCCCACCGAACGCGGCGCCGCACTTTCCGGAACGCTTGCGGCGATGTTCGGCCTCCCGCGATGGCAGGTCACGACCACCGCCAGCGAGGCCAATCGCGCCGTGATCCGGTGGTGCCGCGGCATCAGCGGGCGGCCAAAGATCCTGATCTTCAACGGCGCCTATCACGGCGCGGTCGACGATGCGTTTCTCGACCGGAAAGACGGCGACGCCGCAATGCGCGCGAGCCTGATCGGGCAGGTCCACGACCTTCGCGGCACGACGACCGTGATCGAGTTCAATGACGAGGAGGCCCTCGCGGCGACGCTGCGCGGCGGCGACATCGCGTGCGTCCTCGCCGAACCCGTCATGACCAATGTCGGCATGGTTCGCGATGCGCCGGGCTTCCTGCAAAAACTCCGCGCGCTGTGCAACGAAACCGGGACGCTGCTGGTGTTCGACGAAACGCACACCATCTCGTCCGGCTATGGCGGTCACGGTGTCGTCCATGGACCGAAGCCCGACCTAATGGTCGTGGGCAAGTCGATCGGCGGCGGTGTGCCGTGCGCGGTCTATGGCTTCAGCGCCGCGGTGGCCGACCGGATGGCGGCGCTGAATCGTTCGCGTCCCGCAGGACACAGCGGCATCGGCACGACGCTGTCCGCCAATGCGCTCGCGATCACCGCGATGGATACGATGCTGTCCGAGGTCATTACCCCCGCCACCTACGATCATATGCTGCGCGGGGCCGCGCGGCTGGTCGCGGGGCTGGAGCAGGAAATCGCCGCCGCCGGTCTCGACTGGCACCTCACCCAGGTCGGCGCGCGGGTCGAATTCCTGACCTGTCCCACCCCGCCCCGCAACGGCGGCGAGGCGAAGGCAGCGATGCACCCCGAACTCGAGGCCGCGATCCACCTCTTCCTCGCCAATCGCGGGATTTTGCTGGCGCCGTTCCACAATATGATGTTGGTGAGCCCGGTTACCGGCGACGACCAGATCGACCGGCTGGTCGGCGCGTTCGCCGACTGCGCAAAGGCGTTGAAGGAGTAG
- a CDS encoding NAD(P)/FAD-dependent oxidoreductase, translating into MTDPLTFSYYGGSAHRWAPQPRLDGDRRCDVAVIGGGFTGLSAALACAERGLSVILLEKEKIAFGASGRNGGQLIPGLRWTASELEGEFGCDRADALFDLCWRQNRVKARIDKHGIDCALKAGHLEAAWTPKDFGAMRREAEYLATRFGYDSSIVAKDQMSAHIASPLYHGGVYDPQGGHFHPINYALGLGKAAIAAGVVILEDSRALGIAAGHRLTVEALGGTISADYVIDATDSWIGDVEPDLGRYTVPIMNYNIATEPLANAEALLPSDAAVADSRFVLNYFRLSADKRLIFGGGERYLQTPPRDIAAFVRPFMAEVFPQIADAKIDYGWGGAVAVTMNRLPHIGRRGNVFYAHGFSGHGAMITTLAGELIAEAMAGTAERFDVLANLPSTPFPGGKWLRRPLATLGLLYYAMKDKLG; encoded by the coding sequence ATGACCGATCCGTTGACCTTCAGCTACTATGGCGGAAGCGCACACCGCTGGGCGCCGCAACCGCGCCTCGATGGCGATCGGCGGTGCGATGTTGCCGTCATCGGTGGAGGTTTCACTGGCCTTTCAGCCGCGTTGGCCTGCGCGGAGCGCGGATTGTCGGTCATCCTCCTGGAGAAGGAAAAGATCGCTTTCGGCGCGTCGGGGCGAAATGGCGGGCAATTGATTCCCGGCCTCCGCTGGACCGCGTCCGAACTGGAAGGCGAGTTCGGATGCGACCGGGCCGACGCACTTTTCGATCTTTGCTGGCGCCAAAACCGCGTGAAGGCGCGGATCGATAAACACGGGATCGACTGCGCCCTGAAAGCCGGCCATCTTGAGGCGGCGTGGACGCCAAAGGACTTCGGTGCGATGCGGCGCGAGGCGGAATATCTTGCAACGCGCTTCGGGTACGACAGCTCGATCGTCGCCAAAGACCAAATGTCCGCCCACATCGCGAGCCCGCTCTATCATGGCGGCGTCTACGATCCACAGGGTGGGCATTTTCACCCGATCAACTACGCACTGGGGCTCGGCAAGGCCGCCATCGCGGCGGGCGTCGTCATTCTGGAAGACAGCCGCGCGCTCGGCATCGCAGCCGGCCATCGGCTAACGGTCGAGGCGCTCGGCGGCACCATAAGTGCCGACTATGTCATCGACGCCACGGACAGCTGGATCGGCGACGTCGAACCCGATCTCGGCCGCTACACCGTGCCGATCATGAACTATAATATCGCGACCGAACCGCTGGCGAACGCCGAGGCGCTGCTGCCGAGCGATGCCGCGGTCGCCGACAGCCGCTTCGTGCTAAACTATTTCCGTCTTTCGGCCGACAAGCGCCTGATTTTCGGTGGCGGCGAACGCTATTTGCAGACCCCGCCCCGCGACATCGCGGCGTTCGTCCGGCCTTTCATGGCAGAGGTGTTCCCGCAGATCGCCGATGCGAAGATCGACTATGGCTGGGGCGGCGCGGTGGCGGTGACGATGAACCGCCTGCCGCATATCGGACGGCGCGGGAATGTCTTTTACGCCCACGGTTTTTCCGGCCATGGCGCAATGATTACCACGCTGGCGGGCGAACTGATCGCCGAAGCGATGGCGGGCACCGCCGAGCGTTTCGACGTGCTGGCGAACCTGCCGTCTACGCCCTTCCCCGGCGGCAAATGGCTTCGGCGCCCGCTGGCGACGCTCGGGCTGCTCTATTATGCGATGAAGGACAAGCTCGGGTGA
- a CDS encoding glutamine synthetase family protein, translated as MSVNLEQWISEHKIDEVECIIPDINGVQRGKVLPAKKFLSSVKDKSLRIPGSVFICTIDGHYPEDIDDIWDKDPDKILIADPSTICVAPGFTSPTAFVIADVHNRDGSEVDIAPRTILKKVLALYAEKGWKPIIAPEVEFYLVSQNADPDFPLTPPTGRSGRSESASQPYGLEAMNEYEDIIDHIYDDCELMGLDIDTMIHEMGAAQLEVNFEHGDPLRLADEVFLFKRVVRNVAKQHDVYATFMANPMAGQPGSAMHIHQSVVDVDTGRNLFATANGRDSAAFRSYVAGLIRFMPQISPMWAPNVNSFRRMRPDSAAPINVQWGVDNRSCGFRIPVSDKNNRRVENRLPGADSNPYLAIAASLVCGYIGMVDRMVPPKPITGSAYNRARTLPRTLEAALDRFASCKKVRNLLGDDFFEIFFAVKDYELFNYQSVVSSWEREHLLMRV; from the coding sequence ATGTCAGTCAATCTGGAACAATGGATCAGCGAACATAAGATCGACGAAGTCGAATGTATCATCCCCGACATCAACGGGGTCCAGCGCGGCAAGGTGCTGCCGGCGAAGAAGTTCCTGTCATCGGTGAAGGACAAGTCGCTGCGCATTCCGGGCAGCGTCTTCATCTGCACGATCGACGGCCACTATCCCGAGGATATCGACGATATCTGGGACAAGGATCCCGACAAGATACTGATCGCCGACCCGTCGACGATCTGCGTCGCCCCCGGTTTCACGTCGCCGACGGCCTTCGTGATTGCCGACGTTCACAACCGCGACGGCAGCGAGGTCGACATCGCGCCGCGGACCATCCTCAAAAAGGTGCTCGCGCTCTATGCCGAAAAGGGCTGGAAACCGATCATCGCGCCCGAGGTCGAATTCTACCTCGTCTCGCAGAATGCCGACCCCGACTTTCCGCTGACGCCGCCGACCGGCCGTTCGGGCCGCAGCGAGTCCGCGAGCCAGCCTTACGGGCTGGAGGCGATGAACGAATATGAGGATATCATCGATCATATCTATGACGATTGCGAGCTGATGGGGCTCGATATCGACACGATGATCCACGAAATGGGCGCGGCACAACTCGAGGTGAATTTCGAGCATGGCGACCCGCTCCGTCTCGCCGACGAGGTGTTCCTGTTCAAGCGCGTCGTGCGCAACGTCGCGAAACAGCATGACGTCTATGCGACCTTCATGGCGAACCCGATGGCGGGCCAGCCGGGCAGCGCGATGCACATCCACCAGTCGGTTGTCGATGTCGACACCGGGCGCAACCTGTTCGCGACTGCCAACGGCCGCGACAGTGCCGCCTTCCGCTCCTATGTCGCCGGGCTGATCCGCTTCATGCCCCAGATTTCGCCGATGTGGGCGCCGAATGTGAACAGTTTCCGGCGTATGCGGCCCGACAGCGCGGCGCCGATCAACGTCCAGTGGGGCGTTGACAACCGCTCGTGCGGTTTCCGTATCCCGGTGTCGGACAAGAACAACCGCCGCGTCGAGAACCGCCTGCCCGGCGCCGACAGCAATCCCTATCTGGCGATCGCGGCGTCGCTCGTCTGCGGCTATATCGGGATGGTCGACCGGATGGTGCCGCCGAAACCGATCACCGGCAGCGCCTATAACCGCGCGCGCACCCTGCCGCGGACCCTGGAAGCGGCACTCGACCGCTTCGCCTCGTGCAAGAAGGTCCGCAATCTTCTGGGCGACGATTTCTTCGAAATCTTCTTCGCGGTGAAGGATTATGAGCTGTTCAACTACCAGTCCGTGGTGTCGAGCTGGGAGCGCGAACATCTGCTGATGCGGGTCTGA
- the infA gene encoding translation initiation factor IF-1 has product MAKEELLTLDGQIDEILPDGRFGVLLENDHRIIAYTAGRMRRFRIRSVVGDTVRVEMTPYDLTKGRIVYRDRGAGPAGSGPRKGAQR; this is encoded by the coding sequence TTGGCAAAAGAGGAACTATTAACCCTCGACGGCCAGATCGATGAGATTCTCCCCGACGGACGCTTCGGCGTCCTGCTGGAGAATGACCATCGTATCATCGCTTACACGGCTGGCCGGATGCGGCGTTTCCGCATCCGGTCGGTCGTGGGCGACACCGTACGCGTCGAAATGACGCCCTACGATCTGACCAAGGGCCGGATCGTCTATCGCGATCGCGGCGCCGGCCCTGCCGGCAGCGGGCCGCGCAAGGGCGCCCAGCGCTGA